DNA from Nitrospirota bacterium:
GGCGGTTTCGTATATTTCCCAACGTTTTACTTCTCTTGCCACTCTTTTCTACCTCACTTCATTGATCTTTTATATAAAAGCAAGACTCTGCCAGACAGGGGCCGAGGAAAAGCGATTTTTTAAAATAATAGGTTTTTTTTCAGTCTCGCTTCTTTCAGCTGTTTTGGCCATGAAGACAAAACAGATAGCATTTACGATCCCGATTATGGCCTTTCTGTGTGAGATATATTTCTTTGGTTTCAGGGATAAGAACAAAAAGATACGGGGCAGTATCAAGGCTTTTCTTCTGTTTCTCGTGCCGGTGGGGGTTGTGTTGTCGGGGGTGATCATTGCCGGAAAATCTCTTGGCGATGCAGCTTCATCGCTTGATTCGCTTTCACGGGAAACCGTGCAGATCTCAAGGAGCGAATATCTCCTGACCCAGTTCAAGGTTGTCACTACATATCTCAGGCTTATGTTCCTTCCGATGAACCAGAACCTGGATTATGATTATCCTGTATCAACCACCCTATTTTCGCGGGACATGATCCTGCCTCTTGTTGTTCTCGGATCCCTTGTTTTTGTTGCGGGCGCTGCCTATAAAAGAGTGAGGCTTCTGTCGTTCGGTATTGCATGGTTCTTTGTTGCACTTTTAGTGGAGTCAAGCGTAATACCCATACGCGACGTTATTAATGAACACAGGATGTATCTGCCTTCAGTAGGATTATGCATCGCCTCAGTGGCTGCGGTTGACAGAGCGGTGCAGCACCAAAGGGGTAAGATAGGGCTGGTCGTCATGATCATAGTCTTTCTTGCTGTCGGGACAATGAACAGAAACCGTGTCTGGCAGGCGCCCGGGAGTCTATGGAGTGACGTTATCTCTAAGTCGCCGAACAATGCAAGGGCTTACAATAACCTTGGTATTGTGTACAAGGAACAGAAGTTTTACGGAACAGCCAACGAGCTTTTTGAGAAGGCGCTTCAGGCGGACAAAAACTATACTGCAGTGTACTACAACCTTGGAGACGTACAATATTGGCTTGGTAATTACGAGAAGGCCCTTGAATATCTCGATATGGCCATGAAGGGGAAAAAAGACAGGCTTCTTCATGTTGATATTCTGAACAAGATGGGGCGGACCTATGGCGCGATGGGCCGGAGGGAACTGGCAATCGACAGCTTTCAAAAGGCTATAGAGATTAACCCCTTATCTCCTGTCTTCAGAAACAATCTGGCCGTGCAGTATATCAAGGCTGAACGCTTTGATGAAGCCATTGCCACGCTTGAGCAGGCACTGGTCTATGCGCCCCATGAAGACTATCTTTTTCTTAACCTTGCCAATGCCTATGCAGGCAAGGGAGATGAGACGAAGAGAACGATAATGTTAGAAAAAGCCCGGCAGATAAAAAGAGCACAGCAGCCGTAGCATTCAGCAGTATTCAGCCGCCATCAGCTTCTTTAGCATGCGTGAGCCTATGCTACAATAACAGGATGTCCACGCAGGAACTGATCATTGAAGGCGCCCGGCAGAACAATCTCAGAAACATAAGCCTTTGCATTCCCCATAACAAGGTCATTGCAGTGACCGGGGTCTCCGGTTCAGGAAAATCGTCACTGGCCTTTGATACGATCTTTGCCGAAGGCCAGTGGAGGTTTATTGAATCCCTCTCCTCCTATGCCAGGTTATTCCTCGAAAAGCTGGACAGGCCTGATGTTGACGCGATCCTGAACATACGCCCGGCGATAGCGCTTGAGCAGAAGAATTCCATTCGTGGTTCGCGCTCGACCGTCGGCACGCTTACAGAGCTGTACGATCTCTTCAGGGTCCTCTTTGCAAAGGTCTCAACCCCTTATTGCCCGCAGTGCGGCAAGGAGATACGAAAATGGGATCCATCGCAGATATCCGCAGAGCTTGCAGAAAAATACGCGGGTCAGAAGGCATTCATCCTCTTTGATACGAAAGAGCCGCCTGAAGAGATGAAAAGAAAAGGCTTTTTCAGGGCATGGAAGGACGGGGAGATCACAGAACCCGGCCCTGACCTGCAGTCAGACGGCAATCTCACGATCGTGCTTGACCGGCTTGTTATTAAAGATGAGCCGAGGCTTTCCGATTCCGTAGAAACTGCATGGAGAGAAGGCCGGGGCAGCATGAAGGTCTCGATCATAAGCGGTCAGTCATCAGTAGTCAGTCATCAGCAATCAGTCATCAGCAATCAGCAGTCAACAGACAATACTATTGCGTTGAAATTTTCATCAGAGCATGCGTGTGAGGACTGCGGCATTGTCTTGCCGGAGCCGTCGCCTCTCCTCTTCTCATTCAACCACCCGATTGGCGCATGCCCTGTCTGTAAAGGCTTTGGCGATACGCTCCAGTATGACGAGGATCTCATTGTTCCTGACAGAAATCTCTCTCTTGCAAAAGGGGCAGTGGACCCCTGGAACAAGCCTGCAGCAAAGTGGTGGAGAAAACAGCTTCTTGCAAAGGGGAAGAAGGCAGGTCTTGATCTTCATAAACCGTATGCTGACCTCATGCCCGAAGAAAAGGACATACTGTTTAAGGGGGTCAAAGGGTTCCATGGCATCGATGCTTTTTTTGATGAGCTTGAAGGGTGGAGGTACAAGCTCCATGTGCGGGTATTCCTCTCACGATACCGAAGGTCAGCCACCTGTCATGCGTGCGGAGGAAAGAGATTAAAGAAAGAGGTCCTCTCGCATAAAGTTTCCGGTCTGGATATTGCCGAACTGTCTGCCATGCCGGTCACTATGCTTTCTCAGTTTTTTGCAGATATCGATCTTTCTCCCTTCAGGCGGGAGATGGCAAAGGAACTGCTGAGGCAGATAGCCATGAAGCTCGAATATCTCGAAAAGGTGGGGCTTGGATACCTCACGCTCAACCGGTATGGAAAGACCCTTTCCGGGGGTGAATATCAGCGCATCAATCTTTCAAATCAGCTTGCGTCAGTCCTTACAGGAACGCTCTATGTGCTCGATGAGCCTACCATCGGTCTTCATGCGAGAGACACGGACAGGATTGCAGGCATATTGAAGCAGCTTGCAGAATTGGGCAACACGGTCATCGTTGTTGAGCATGACAGAAGCATCATCGAGGCGTCTGCATGGATGATCGAGCTTGGCCCTGGCGGAGGCCACAGGGGGGGCAATGTAGTCTTCTCCGGACCCTTGCAGGATTTCCTTAAGGCTGATACGCTTACTGCGCGGTACCTGCGCAACGAGGAGAAGGTCCGGCTTCCGTCAAAGAGAAGGTCCTTCTCCGGAGACCTGTTGATGCTGTGCAATGCCAGCGGCAATAACCTCAAGGGCCTGGATCTGAATATCCCCCTGAAAAGATTGATCGCAGTCACCGGCGTTTCCGGCTCAGGCAAGAGCAGCCTTGTTGTCGAGACCTTGTACCGGGGTCTCGCCCGCCACTTCAGGATCGGCAATGAGCAGCCGCTTCCGTATGATGAGCTGAGGGGTGCAGAGCAGCTGAAAGGGATAAGACTCATTGATCAATCGCCGATCGGCAAGAGTCCGCGTTCAAACCCCGCAACCTATCTCAAGGTCTTTGACCATATCAGAAAGATATTTGCCCAGCAAAAAGAAGCAAAGGCACACGGCTATGAGCCTGGATTCTTTTCCTTTAATGTTGCAGGCGGAAGATGTGAGACGTGCAAGGGCGGCGGGTATGAGCTTATGGAGATGTTTTTTTTCGAGGATCTCTATATAACCTGTGAGAAGTGCTCCGGCAAGCGGTACAGGCCAGAGGCGCTTCGCGTGACCTTCAGGGAGAAGAATATCTACGATATTCTGAACCTTACGGTGGAGGAGGCGATAGAGCTGTTCAGGGAATACTCTGCCATAACAGCAAAGCTTACTTTGCTTATGGAAACCGGGCTTGGATATCTCCGCCTTGGGCAGTCTGCTACAACGCTTTCAGGGGGAGAGGCCCAGAGACTCAAGATCTGCGCGGAGTTGCAGAAGACAGGGATCAGGGATCAGGGACCAGGGGTCAGTAAAGTCAAACCCAAAATCCCAATCCCTAACCCCGGGTTTTTGTACATTCTTGACGAACCGACGGTCGGGCTTCATTTTGAGGATGTGAAGGCCCTGCTTCATATTCTGAACAGGCTTGTCGAGGCAGGTAACACGGTTGTTGTGATCGAACACAATCTCGATGTTATCAGGGCAGCTGACTGGGTTGTTGACATCGGCCCGGAAGGCGGCGATCAGGGCGGCAGGATCGTGTTTGAGGGCACCCCCGATGAACTGGTGAAAGATAAGAAGTCATATACAGGCATATATCTGAAAAAATATGGCTGATGTGCCAGTCAAGTATTATTAACGCGCCAGTTAAATGCCTTAATTTTGTCATTCCGGCTTGCTTGTGCCCGACGTTTGGGTATCCGGAATCTTTCTTTGTTTTCGACGTATTATGCCGTCCGATCCCTGACAAGCGAGGATGACGCCTTGCGATATTATATTGGCGGGTTAATAGCTGAAACAGCTTATTTGCCCGACTGCCATCATTCAATATCTTGTTGTTAAATTAACCGGCTTATCGTAAAATTACCGCAGTATCTTGGCCAATTGGAGGTGTAATGCCGACCATTGCAATGTTTTATGGGATCATAGTTCGCATGTATTGTTCACCGGGCGAGCATAATCCGCCTCATTTTCATGCGTACTATCAGGACTACAAGGCTGTTATTGACATACGGAGATGTGAATTGTCAGATGGAGAGTTGCCCGCCAGACAACTGAAGCTCGTTCAGGCATGGGCAGAAATACACAAAGATGAGTTGCTGGCCGATTGGGAATTGGCGTCTAAAGGCGAACTGCCGTTTCCTATTGAACCGTTGAAATAAAGGAGACAATCATGTATATGCCTGTGAAGAGAGTTAACCCATTAAACGATTACAAGTTGCAGCTTACCTTTGGCGACAATGAAGAAAGGGTGTTTGATATGGCGCCGTATTTGAGCGTAGGGAAATTCGCGGAGTTGAGGGACATTTCCGTTTTTAATTCGGTCACCGTCAAATTCGACACCATAGAGTGGGCAAATCATCTGGACATGGACCCGGAGTTTTTGTATGAAAAGAGTGTAGGAATTGAACAGGTGAAAGTGTAATAAATGCCCTGCACAAGAAGCTTTACATTATCATAGAGAGAATAAGTTTCTTAAATGAAGAACAGCCAAGGGCGGCAATATTGATCCGCAGCACATGTCGCAGCTTCAACCTGGCATTGCAAAGACCCGGCTGCAAAACGCATCACGCCCTATTGATATCAGAACCTGGTCGCCGTAGCTTTTGCGACTTTCCTTTTGTGGCTCGATATAGGCTGAGATAATATGTTCCCCTATAAAGACGACAATCCGACAAATACGTTTCCCTTTGTTACCATAGGCATTATTGGCTTGAACATTCTCGTTTTCCTGCTTCAGCTCATCTCAGACGTTGACGGCAAGCGCATTGTCTATGCGTATGGCGCTATTCCGCAGAACATTGTTTCTCTTGAATCTACCCAGCCCATACATCCCCTGCTTACGATATTCACCTCAATGTTCATGCATGGTGGCGTCTTCCATATCTTCGGTAATATGCTCTACCTCTGGATCTTCGGTAATAATATTGAGGACAGGCTCGGCCACGTCAGGTTTATCCTGTTCTATCTGTTTTGCGGGATTGTGGCTGCCCTGTCCCATACAATGGCCGCAGCCGGCTCGGGTGTGCCGATGATCGGCGCAAGCGGTGCGGTTTCGGGTGTGCTTGGAGCCTACCTTCTGCTTTTTCCGATGGCGCGGATACATACGATCATCTTTCTCGGTTTTTTTGTGCAGACCGTGCAGATCCCTGCCTTGATAGTTATAGGGTTTTGGGCTATTATACAGGTTGTAAATGGCTTGATAACGCAGGGAATGGCGAGTCAGGGAGGTATTGCCTGGTTTGCACATGCAGGCGGATTCCTAGCAGGTCTTATCACCATTAAACTGTGGCAGCCAAGGAGGTCCAGCACGTGGTAGTTGTATGTCCAAAATGCAAGACAAGGCTGAAGGTTGACGAGACAAAGCTTTCTCCTCAGGGCTCGAGGTTCAAGTGCCCTAAGTGTAGCACAGTCCTTGTTATTAAAAAGCCTGCTGTCCAGGGGAAAAAGTCATTAGATCACAAAAAGATCCTCCTCGCGCATTCCAGCGCATCGGTGGTCGAGAATATAACGAAACTTCTTGTCGGGGAGGGATATACGGTCGTTACGTCTGCTGATGGCATAGATGCCATGGTGACGGCATTGAAGGAGCTGCCGGCATTCGGCATCATAGAGGTTGCGCTGCCGAAGATCTACGGATTCGAGGTCTGCAAGAAACTGAAGTCGCGGCCTGAAACCAGAGAGATGAAGCTTATCCTTGTGCCTTCGATATATGACAAGACAAAGTACAGAAGAGAGCCGGTATCTCTTTATGGCGCTGACGATTATATCGAGGAGCATGACCTTTCTGTCAGGCTGATCGAGTCGATCAACCGGATAAAGAGCGGTGCTCCTGCAGAACCTCAAAAACCTGAAATGCAGACGCAGCCCGCAGCCGCTGCTCCGCAAGCACCGCAGCCCCAGACAATAAGGAATGCAGATGCTCCGGTCAGGGAAGAGTTGACGACCCCGACTCCGGGATCAGCAGCGCCAGCAGCAGATCTGAAGACGGATGAGTCGGTTGAAAAGGCAAGAAGGCTTTCCCGCACGATAATTAATGATATCTATCTCTATAATTCTGCCAAGGTTGATGAGGCTGTCAGGCGTGGTGATTTCTACGCGGTTTTTGGATCCGAGGTGAAAGAAGGCTTTAAGCTTTACGAAAGCAGAATACCTCAGGAGATAAGGGCAAAAGCCGATTTTTATCGCGAAGCCATAGATAACTTTCTGGTTGCAAAGAAAAAATCACTTTCGCAGTAATCTATAAAAAAAAGAAGTATTTTAGAGAAAATCAGAGAAAAAACCTATTTTTCTGCTTTTTCGTTCTGCAATTGGCCTTGCTATAATCAATCAAATCAAGTTATATTAGCACTCACCGGCATTGAGTGCTAATAACCCCAAAAATCTTATTATTAAGGAAAGGAGAAATGCTTATGAAATTTAAGCCATTGAAGGAAAGGGTATTTGTATCCTACTCTGAAGAAGGAGAAAAAACAGCAGGCGGGATTTATATCCCTGATTCTGCCAAAGAAAAGCCCCAGAAAGGCAAGGTTGAGGCTGTCGGTTCGGAAGTGAAAGAACTGAAGGTCGGCAACATCATCCTTTTTGACAAATATTCAGGCTCCAAGGTAAATATTGACGGAACTGACTATCTGATCGTAAAAGAAGAAGACATACTCGGCATCGTAGAATAACTAAAATCCAAACACAATTTTTCAGGAGGAAATGACATATGGCAAAACAGCTTCTTTTTGATGAGGCAGCAAGGAGATCGATGCTGAAGGGCGTCACTCAGCTTACGGATGCAGTAAAGGCAACGCTCGGCCCCAAGGGCAAGAACGTTGTGATCGACAAGAAATACGGTGCGCCGACCATTACCAAGGACGGTGTTACGGTTGCAAAAGAGATCGAACTCAAGGATCCTTTCGAGAATATGGGAGCACAGCTTGTCCGTGAGGTGGCCAGCAAGACCTCGGATGTTGCCGGCGACGGCACAACCACTGCGACAGTCCTCGCATACGCAATCTACAGCGGCGGCATCAAGCACGTTGTTGCAGGTTCAAACCCCATGGATATCAAGAGGGGCATCGAGACGGCCGTAGAATCTATTGTAGGGGAACTCAAGAAGATCAGCCGGCCTGTTCAGGACAAGAAAGAGATAGCTCAGGTAGGTACCATTTCCGCGAATAATGACTCCACCATCGGCGAACTGATCGCAGATGCCATGGATAAGGTCGGCAAGGACGGCGTTATCACCGTTGAGGAGGCAAAGAGCATGACAACGTCCCTCGATGTTGTTGAGGGAATGCAGTTTGACAGGGGATACAGCTCACCCTATTTCGTGACCGATCCGGAGAGGATGGAATGCAACCTTGACGATGCATTCATTCTGATCAACGAGAAGAAGATCTCCTCCATGAAGGATCTGCTTCCGATCCTCGAACAGACAGCTAAGATGGGCAAGCCGCTCATGATCATTGCAGAAGAGGTCGAAGGCGAAGCCCTTGCTACCCTTGTTGTGAACAAACTGAGGGGCACGATTCAGATATGCGCGGTCAAGGCTCCGGGATTTGGCGACAGGAGAAAGGCAATGCTTGAGGATCTCGCTATCCTTACCGGCGGGACCGTTATTTCCGAGGACCTCGGCATCAAGCTTGAGACCGTTAAGCTGACTGATCTCGGAAGGGCCAAGAAGATCACGGTTGACAAGGAAAATACCACCATTATCGAGGGTGCCGGCGATCCCAAGAAGATCGAGGGCAGGGTAAAGCAGATCAAGGCACAGATCGATGAGACCACCTCTGATTATGATAAGGAAAAACTCCAGGAGAGGCTTGCAAAGATCGTTGGCGGCGTTGCTGTCATCAATGTCGGCGCAGCCACCGAGACCGAGATGAAGGAAAAGAAGGCAAGGGTCGAGGATGCGCTCCATGCTACCCGTGCAGCTGTTGAAGAAGGTATAGTCCCTGGCGGCGGCGTTGCACTTCTTCGCTGCGTCAGCGCACTTAAAGGCGTCAAGGTTGCGAACCATGATCAGCAGGTGGGTGTTGACATTATCAAGAGGGCGCTTGAGGAGCCTATCCGCCAGATCATCAACAATACCGAGCTTGAGCCGTCTGTTATTGTGGAGAAGGTCAAGTCCTCAAAGGACGCAAATTACGGTTTTGATGCAGGCTCTGAAGAATATGTCGACATGCTGAAGGCCGGGATTGTTGACCCGACAAAAGTTACGAGGTGCGCGCTTCAGAACGCGGCATCTGTTGCATCCCTTATGCTGACCACTTCTGTCATGATCAGTGATCTGCCTGAGGAGAAGCCTGAGATGCCGGCAATGCCTCCTGGCGGCGGCATGGGCGGCATGTACTAAGAGAGAAGACTGTTTATAGCACGCTGAAAAGGCGGGGCAATTGCCCCGCCTTTTCTTTATCCCTCCAGAGTGTAAACACTCCAGAGGGTAAACCTTTACCCCGTTAGAAAGCCCCTCTGCTTAAAGTCTTCTAACGGGGTTTACATTGCCGGTCTTTTCTGGCATCCTAATTCTGAATGAAAAAGAACATTTTTTTGATGTTTTCTGCTACATTTCTGCTCTTTCTGCTCTATGCGGCCATAGAGCTTTTTCTGCCTGTTCAGACCAGCAACAAGAACCTGGAAATTGAGATCCCGAAAGGATCTACCTTCAGGCAGGCTGTTGAGATACTCCGAAGTCAGAACCTGATCAGGGATAAAAGGATCTTTCTTGTCACCGGCAGACTGACAGGCGTGGACAGACGTATCAGAGCGGGGTTCTACTCCCTCTGGACCGGCATGAACCCCCTTGAGATCCTGAAGGTCCTTCGCAAGGGCAGGATCATTGAATACGAGATGAAAATACTCGAAGGTGATTCGCTGCTGGAGATCACATCTGTCTTTGCAAAGACAGGGATCATATCACCCGAGGAATTCATGGAGCTTGCGAAAGACAGCGATTTCCTGTCGACCTATGATATCAAAGCTCCGAGCATAGAAGGGTACATTTATCCTGACACCTA
Protein-coding regions in this window:
- a CDS encoding DUF4160 domain-containing protein, with protein sequence MPTIAMFYGIIVRMYCSPGEHNPPHFHAYYQDYKAVIDIRRCELSDGELPARQLKLVQAWAEIHKDELLADWELASKGELPFPIEPLK
- a CDS encoding zinc-ribbon domain-containing protein, producing MVVVCPKCKTRLKVDETKLSPQGSRFKCPKCSTVLVIKKPAVQGKKSLDHKKILLAHSSASVVENITKLLVGEGYTVVTSADGIDAMVTALKELPAFGIIEVALPKIYGFEVCKKLKSRPETREMKLILVPSIYDKTKYRREPVSLYGADDYIEEHDLSVRLIESINRIKSGAPAEPQKPEMQTQPAAAAPQAPQPQTIRNADAPVREELTTPTPGSAAPAADLKTDESVEKARRLSRTIINDIYLYNSAKVDEAVRRGDFYAVFGSEVKEGFKLYESRIPQEIRAKADFYREAIDNFLVAKKKSLSQ
- the groES gene encoding co-chaperone GroES; this encodes MKFKPLKERVFVSYSEEGEKTAGGIYIPDSAKEKPQKGKVEAVGSEVKELKVGNIILFDKYSGSKVNIDGTDYLIVKEEDILGIVE
- a CDS encoding rhomboid family intramembrane serine protease, which gives rise to MFPYKDDNPTNTFPFVTIGIIGLNILVFLLQLISDVDGKRIVYAYGAIPQNIVSLESTQPIHPLLTIFTSMFMHGGVFHIFGNMLYLWIFGNNIEDRLGHVRFILFYLFCGIVAALSHTMAAAGSGVPMIGASGAVSGVLGAYLLLFPMARIHTIIFLGFFVQTVQIPALIVIGFWAIIQVVNGLITQGMASQGGIAWFAHAGGFLAGLITIKLWQPRRSSTW
- a CDS encoding DUF2442 domain-containing protein, whose protein sequence is MYMPVKRVNPLNDYKLQLTFGDNEERVFDMAPYLSVGKFAELRDISVFNSVTVKFDTIEWANHLDMDPEFLYEKSVGIEQVKV
- a CDS encoding tetratricopeptide repeat protein: MAFSLPPEQSRKIGSAALGLIGLLLLGFLIYSNVVKAPFIFDDRGIITENQTIKSLPITLRNFSGSRYVGYLSFALNYAYGGLAVQGYHLTNIGIHIANALILFIFICLFCSTPEIQRAYSSKDFLAFSSVFIFLVQPIQTQAVSYISQRFTSLATLFYLTSLIFYIKARLCQTGAEEKRFFKIIGFFSVSLLSAVLAMKTKQIAFTIPIMAFLCEIYFFGFRDKNKKIRGSIKAFLLFLVPVGVVLSGVIIAGKSLGDAASSLDSLSRETVQISRSEYLLTQFKVVTTYLRLMFLPMNQNLDYDYPVSTTLFSRDMILPLVVLGSLVFVAGAAYKRVRLLSFGIAWFFVALLVESSVIPIRDVINEHRMYLPSVGLCIASVAAVDRAVQHQRGKIGLVVMIIVFLAVGTMNRNRVWQAPGSLWSDVISKSPNNARAYNNLGIVYKEQKFYGTANELFEKALQADKNYTAVYYNLGDVQYWLGNYEKALEYLDMAMKGKKDRLLHVDILNKMGRTYGAMGRRELAIDSFQKAIEINPLSPVFRNNLAVQYIKAERFDEAIATLEQALVYAPHEDYLFLNLANAYAGKGDETKRTIMLEKARQIKRAQQP
- the uvrA gene encoding excinuclease ABC subunit UvrA, yielding MSLCYNNRMSTQELIIEGARQNNLRNISLCIPHNKVIAVTGVSGSGKSSLAFDTIFAEGQWRFIESLSSYARLFLEKLDRPDVDAILNIRPAIALEQKNSIRGSRSTVGTLTELYDLFRVLFAKVSTPYCPQCGKEIRKWDPSQISAELAEKYAGQKAFILFDTKEPPEEMKRKGFFRAWKDGEITEPGPDLQSDGNLTIVLDRLVIKDEPRLSDSVETAWREGRGSMKVSIISGQSSVVSHQQSVISNQQSTDNTIALKFSSEHACEDCGIVLPEPSPLLFSFNHPIGACPVCKGFGDTLQYDEDLIVPDRNLSLAKGAVDPWNKPAAKWWRKQLLAKGKKAGLDLHKPYADLMPEEKDILFKGVKGFHGIDAFFDELEGWRYKLHVRVFLSRYRRSATCHACGGKRLKKEVLSHKVSGLDIAELSAMPVTMLSQFFADIDLSPFRREMAKELLRQIAMKLEYLEKVGLGYLTLNRYGKTLSGGEYQRINLSNQLASVLTGTLYVLDEPTIGLHARDTDRIAGILKQLAELGNTVIVVEHDRSIIEASAWMIELGPGGGHRGGNVVFSGPLQDFLKADTLTARYLRNEEKVRLPSKRRSFSGDLLMLCNASGNNLKGLDLNIPLKRLIAVTGVSGSGKSSLVVETLYRGLARHFRIGNEQPLPYDELRGAEQLKGIRLIDQSPIGKSPRSNPATYLKVFDHIRKIFAQQKEAKAHGYEPGFFSFNVAGGRCETCKGGGYELMEMFFFEDLYITCEKCSGKRYRPEALRVTFREKNIYDILNLTVEEAIELFREYSAITAKLTLLMETGLGYLRLGQSATTLSGGEAQRLKICAELQKTGIRDQGPGVSKVKPKIPIPNPGFLYILDEPTVGLHFEDVKALLHILNRLVEAGNTVVVIEHNLDVIRAADWVVDIGPEGGDQGGRIVFEGTPDELVKDKKSYTGIYLKKYG
- the groL gene encoding chaperonin GroEL (60 kDa chaperone family; promotes refolding of misfolded polypeptides especially under stressful conditions; forms two stacked rings of heptamers to form a barrel-shaped 14mer; ends can be capped by GroES; misfolded proteins enter the barrel where they are refolded when GroES binds) translates to MAKQLLFDEAARRSMLKGVTQLTDAVKATLGPKGKNVVIDKKYGAPTITKDGVTVAKEIELKDPFENMGAQLVREVASKTSDVAGDGTTTATVLAYAIYSGGIKHVVAGSNPMDIKRGIETAVESIVGELKKISRPVQDKKEIAQVGTISANNDSTIGELIADAMDKVGKDGVITVEEAKSMTTSLDVVEGMQFDRGYSSPYFVTDPERMECNLDDAFILINEKKISSMKDLLPILEQTAKMGKPLMIIAEEVEGEALATLVVNKLRGTIQICAVKAPGFGDRRKAMLEDLAILTGGTVISEDLGIKLETVKLTDLGRAKKITVDKENTTIIEGAGDPKKIEGRVKQIKAQIDETTSDYDKEKLQERLAKIVGGVAVINVGAATETEMKEKKARVEDALHATRAAVEEGIVPGGGVALLRCVSALKGVKVANHDQQVGVDIIKRALEEPIRQIINNTELEPSVIVEKVKSSKDANYGFDAGSEEYVDMLKAGIVDPTKVTRCALQNAASVASLMLTTSVMISDLPEEKPEMPAMPPGGGMGGMY